The Arachis ipaensis cultivar K30076 chromosome B07, Araip1.1, whole genome shotgun sequence genomic interval TAGTAAATATTTGAAACAACACAAAGTGAAACCAAACTTTCAAGATTGTCATAGGAGTGTTCTAAAAAGTCATGCTTAATGTTGAGTACCAGTTTTTTCGGCACTTGAATTACAAAATTAGTGGCATTGTGATTGGTATATATGATTCTCAACAATATAACACACAACTTCACTTATACTCTAATCTGTCAGTTTATTTTATCAATCAGACTCCAAATTGTATTTTCTTGGATACGAATTTGTCTCTGTATTTCTTTCTCACAATATGCATCTTTTTTAATGGAACTTGTAGTTCCTTAAAAAAATGGATTGTACTATCTACCATTTATAGGTAGGTTCTAAACTCTATGTCCTCATGCTCGTTTGTGATATTCTTCTGCAGAACTGAGATATTTCAAGTGTGATGAAGACCAGGCatacatgattcttttcttgataTTCTGATGGCACTTACTGCAAACAAAATTTCAAGTGGTCCTATTGTGACTCATAAAACAACTCTTTGTAGATCACACGAAAAAcattcttcttccatgtccacAAGGATCAACAGAATAAAGCCTCCAGGGCATGGATTAGAACATGGATATATGAACCAAAGATGTTTCCTCACAGGGAGATCAACCTTTCTCAATGACCGGATTTTGATCATCAATGGAAAATCAGATAGGTCAATCTCGaaaaaatattctattttatGTAAATCACCTGGAGCAAACAATACGGAAGAGAAGGATCGTGTTACAACTTATGATGACATTTCTGATTTAACTAGGTAAtagaattaaaatataattaaggggaaagtatattttttatctttgaagtttgtcaaaagttttaaaaatacgctaagttttattttgtttcaattttgccCAAAAAGTtatcgatttgcatcaaatataccctgatagctaaattttcaaaaaattaaggaCTAACCTAACAATAATGTATGACAACTATCTTTGGTTTGCTTGTATTGATAGTTGTTCTTGTAAAATTGTTGCTAAATTGGTCCtaagttttttgaaaaaattagccatcaggagtatatttgatgcaaatcgaaaacttttaggataaaattgaaataaaataaaacttagggatatttttgaaactttagcaaacttcaaggacaaaaaaaaTTACTTTACCCTATAATTAACCATCCTTCTACCATTTTAATTCTTCCGTACTTTCTTATGCCTGGCCTAGTACCCTTTAGTTATTGCATTTCAGTTGCCAATTCTATCGTATGTCAAACTAGCATTTATCTTTCTCCAACTTTTGATGATAGCATGTAAACTTATCACTATTTCATATTTGAGTATTCAAACTTAAATGTTAGAGATATTTTTCTGTGTACAGCAGACATACCAAAGATGAGAAAATTGATCGCATTCATTCTGTTCGTGGCTTGGCTGAAGCTTGTAAGTTCGTTCATAATGATGCAAAGTACGTCAATGAAAGGGCTCGCAATGACATTGTCTTGCTCTCACGGTACTTCCTGTAAGCTGTATTTAGTCCTATATTTTTTTGCTTGAAACATGCTCTAACTACTGTTCATCTAGCTGTCTTTTTATCACTATCTGATCAATTGTATAAATAATGTGTTTGGTCTAGATATTTTTATAATCATGGCTTGCAAATTTCGATATAGGACTTATCTGTAGCTGACTTAAATAATGCCTCTCACCTCAATGTCTATCCGTTTTATATATTGTATTTCCTATATACATATAAGAGTAAGAAATGTAATTGTGTCCTAGGCAacgaaaataattttaaattattattttgtcaGAGGCATAATGAGGTTGGATGCTCGAGCGCGCCAAGATGTTGCTTTTCTAGGGACAGAATTTCTCAAGCTTGATGGTTAGCCAATTCATTTGTTTTAAGCAATGTGATATTGTACTGAAACACTGCATCCTTATTCATACAATGAAAGTTGAAATAAATGTTTCATTAGAAGTGATAGTTGTGTAAATATACTTTCTAAGTCTGTTGTATTTCATATGAGGACAGCAATGTCCACCCATAAACCTAGAGCATCCCCTCTGCCCaaccaaaagaaataaagaaacaaatAAGTCAAATGAGATAGCAATTATATTTAGCAAGCACCTTCAGTTTGAAAAGAGATTACGTTATTACTTATCGAAGTGTTTTTCTTCGAGCATCTGGGGAATATTGAAGTGCTTTACAACAAAATTCCATGTGCAtggatcttttcttctttttattgctTCTGAAGAGGAAGGATTCAATAGGTGCATCATCTTTATGGATGATTCTATTCTTACatatatttttcttcttattttgctgTGTAGCTCGGGCAAGAGAGGACACTGAGAAAATTGATCGTGATGTCAAGGAGAAAGCTAAACGGCTTAATAGCATTGCTGCTGTCTGTATCATCTAGAATCTTCACATTTTCTGATTGAAGATTGCAGATTGGTGGTATACTTGGTCCTGGTTTTTCACTCTTTCTTTTAAATGTACTGCGCAGATAATAAAAGATAAAGCTCGGTCCAGATTGAAAAGTGCTGCTGATGAGCATTGGAGTGATGGGGCCTTAGAGGTGAACCTTTTATCCTCTtagttttcctttttcatccgAATGATATGCTTGATTAATATGATATAAGATTGTTATTGATATAATTTGTATCAAGTGATTTTGTCTTTGATACATTTCCTATCCCCTAGTCACTATTCTACACTCACGATTTGTTGGTTAAATGTGTCCTAATTGTTGACATAGAAGAGAAATTcttttacaataataataataataataattaaataaataaacctTTTGATTCCTGTCTTGCTGAAACTCCATTACTTCTATGGAATAAAGAAACAAATTCATGGGTGATCATAAATATGAAATCTGTCCTGCAATCTAATTGCATGGTTCGACTTAGGTATGCCTAGGGGGTGGTATGACTTGAAGCTCAGTCTTCCCTAGCTATTCTTCATCAAGTTAAAAACTAAAGTAGCCATATGGATACTTCGTATAATCCTGTAGTCCATTAATTAAGAATTCAAACAACTATAAAACTGTTTTCGTGATCAGTACAAATTATTTTGTCTTCCCTTGAGGAAATAAAAAGTGTTTCTTGTGTAAAACTATGACTATCCCATCCCATTAGATCTTAATATGAACCTCTAGATCCTTTTGCAAGATCGCAGCAAGAGAAACAAGTGTTTGATTGTCTATAGCCAAAAGTAGAAAACCCCTTTTGACATAACCTTTGAACTATCAGGCTGATTTACGTCTTGCTGATTTCCGTGCTAAGCAGCGTGCTATGGAAGATGCCCTTATGGCCTTGGAGGTAACATTTTATGCTCTACAACAGTGTTCACtttggaattttttttcttttctactaGGCTGCGTTTATTTACATGCACATGACATTGAAACATGGACACAGACACACAAGAACATATTTAACAGATGAGATATGGACAGAGACAGACATTGTGTCCTTgaacactgaattagtgtattttgtgtccttTTTGTCAAGAAGGACACAAAGACACTGGACGgggacacaatttattttttcttttttccttttattgtcactattaatttttcataattatattttttaccattttatttttctttctaaattgtgtgaagaaaaaatttaaagtaaattggacttttattatttgttctatCTTATATTCAGTTTATTACCGAACAAAATATAGAAGAACTAATTTTTGTGTCTTTGTCCTTTGTGTCATGTTTCTAATGTCCTGTCTTGTCCTGTTCTCAAAACCAAACTCAGCCCTACTTATTGTTACTGACAGTTGGAACTATTCTGCTTAAAATGAATTGCTACTTAACTTGTTTTTGAAATATCATGCATATTTTGTTTGAGCTCCCAGTtaagaaatttattttgtattATGTAAATATTGCAGTTCATAGTAAACATCCATGACATGATGGTGAGCAAGATGTATAAATTGTAAGTCAAGTAACTTCAAATGCCTTCTTCTATATAATAATAAGCACTGAAAATTTGTTTTCTGATGATATTGGGTGCAGTCCTCTACGTAGAGATAAAAGATCTCTTTCAGCTAATAATAGAAGAGGTCGTATAAGGCTTGAAAAGAATGGAAAATCTGTAAATTTCCTTCCCGGGGATGTGACCACAGAACGGATCGCTGCTCTTCAGGTCTTTTCGTGTTTGCTGTTTTATTTTCCTCATTAAGTATAGATCAATTTCTGTAACCGAATTGTATCAGGGAAAGTATCAATCATATGGTAAGATTTTAAGGTGAACAGGAAGCTTACTGGATTATGGCATCAGCACTATCTGAAGCAGATGGAATTGATTACACCGACCCTGAAGAGGTTTGATTcactgtttatttttt includes:
- the LOC107609004 gene encoding uncharacterized protein LOC107609004 isoform X4 codes for the protein MALTANKISSGPIVTHKTTLCRSHEKHSSSMSTRINRIKPPGHGLEHGYMNQRCFLTGRSTFLNDRILIINGKSDRSISKKYSILCKSPGANNTEEKDRVTTYDDISDLTRHTKDEKIDRIHSVRGLAEACKFVHNDAKYVNERARNDIVLLSRGIMRLDARARQDVAFLGTEFLKLDARAREDTEKIDRDVKEKAKRLNSIAAIIKDKARSRLKSAADEHWSDGALEADLRLADFRAKQRAMEDALMALEFIVNIHDMMVSKMYKFPLRRDKRSLSANNRRGRIRLEKNGKSVNFLPGDVTTERIAALQEAYWIMASALSEADGIDYTDPEELELLVTTLIDLDAMDGKQSVSLLAECSSSPDDSTRRALANALAAAPSMWTLGNAGMGALQIDFYCLWFMLQRLAEDSNPAIAAAASKAIYELKKPR
- the LOC107609004 gene encoding uncharacterized protein LOC107609004 isoform X1, which produces MALTANKISSGPIVTHKTTLCRSHEKHSSSMSTRINRIKPPGHGLEHGYMNQRCFLTGRSTFLNDRILIINGKSDRSISKKYSILCKSPGANNTEEKDRVTTYDDISDLTSRHTKDEKIDRIHSVRGLAEACKFVHNDAKYVNERARNDIVLLSRYFLGIMRLDARARQDVAFLGTEFLKLDARAREDTEKIDRDVKEKAKRLNSIAAIIKDKARSRLKSAADEHWSDGALEADLRLADFRAKQRAMEDALMALEFIVNIHDMMVSKMYKFPLRRDKRSLSANNRRGRIRLEKNGKSVNFLPGDVTTERIAALQEAYWIMASALSEADGIDYTDPEELELLVTTLIDLDAMDGKQSVSLLAECSSSPDDSTRRALANALAAAPSMWTLGNAGMGALQIDFYCLWFMLQRLAEDSNPAIAAAASKAIYELKKPR
- the LOC107609004 gene encoding uncharacterized protein LOC107609004 isoform X5, producing MALTANKISSGPIVTHKTTLCRSHEKHSSSMSTRINRIKPPGHGLEHGYMNQRCFLTGRSTFLNDRILIINGKSDRSISKKYSILCKSPGANNTEEKDRVTTYDDISDLTSRHTKDEKIDRIHSVRGLAEACKFVHNDAKYVNERARNDIVLLSRYFLGIMRLDARARQDVAFLGTEFLKLDARAREDTEKIDRDVKEKAKRLNSIAAIIKDKARSRLKSAADEHWSDGALEADLRLADFRAKQRAMEDALMALEFIVNIHDMMVSKMYKFPLRRDKRSLSANNRRGRIRLEKNGKSVNFLPGDVTTERIAALQEAYWIMASALSEADGIDYTDPEELELLVTTLIDLDAMDGKQSVSLLAECSSSPDDSTRRALANALAAAPSMWTLGNAGMGALQRLAEDSNPAIAAAASKAIYELKKPR
- the LOC107609004 gene encoding uncharacterized protein LOC107609004 isoform X6, translating into MALTANKISSGPIVTHKTTLCRSHEKHSSSMSTRINRIKPPGHGLEHGYMNQRCFLTGRSTFLNDRILIINGKSDRSISKKYSILCKSPGANNTEEKDRVTTYDDISDLTSRHTKDEKIDRIHSVRGLAEACKFVHNDAKYVNERARNDIVLLSRYFLGIMRLDARARQDVAFLGTEFLKLDARAREDTEKIDRDVKEKAKRLNSIAAIIKDKARSRLKSAADEHWSDGALERAMEDALMALEFIVNIHDMMVSKMYKFPLRRDKRSLSANNRRGRIRLEKNGKSVNFLPGDVTTERIAALQEAYWIMASALSEADGIDYTDPEELELLVTTLIDLDAMDGKQSVSLLAECSSSPDDSTRRALANALAAAPSMWTLGNAGMGALQIDFYCLWFMLQRLAEDSNPAIAAAASKAIYELKKPR
- the LOC107609004 gene encoding uncharacterized protein LOC107609004 isoform X3, with protein sequence MALTANKISSGPIVTHKTTLCRSHEKHSSSMSTRINRIKPPGHGLEHGYMNQRCFLTGRSTFLNDRILIINGKSDRSISKKYSILCKSPGANNTEEKDRVTTYDDISDLTSRHTKDEKIDRIHSVRGLAEACKFVHNDAKYVNERARNDIVLLSRGIMRLDARARQDVAFLGTEFLKLDARAREDTEKIDRDVKEKAKRLNSIAAIIKDKARSRLKSAADEHWSDGALEADLRLADFRAKQRAMEDALMALEFIVNIHDMMVSKMYKFPLRRDKRSLSANNRRGRIRLEKNGKSVNFLPGDVTTERIAALQEAYWIMASALSEADGIDYTDPEELELLVTTLIDLDAMDGKQSVSLLAECSSSPDDSTRRALANALAAAPSMWTLGNAGMGALQIDFYCLWFMLQRLAEDSNPAIAAAASKAIYELKKPR
- the LOC107609004 gene encoding uncharacterized protein LOC107609004 isoform X8 — its product is MALTANKISSGPIVTHKTTLCRSHEKHSSSMSTRINRIKPPGHGLEHGYMNQRCFLTGRSTFLNDRILIINGKSDSRHTKDEKIDRIHSVRGLAEACKFVHNDAKYVNERARNDIVLLSRYFLGIMRLDARARQDVAFLGTEFLKLDARAREDTEKIDRDVKEKAKRLNSIAAIIKDKARSRLKSAADEHWSDGALEADLRLADFRAKQRAMEDALMALEFIVNIHDMMVSKMYKFPLRRDKRSLSANNRRGRIRLEKNGKSVNFLPGDVTTERIAALQEAYWIMASALSEADGIDYTDPEELELLVTTLIDLDAMDGKQSVSLLAECSSSPDDSTRRALANALAAAPSMWTLGNAGMGALQIDFYCLWFMLQRLAEDSNPAIAAAASKAIYELKKPR
- the LOC107609004 gene encoding uncharacterized protein LOC107609004 isoform X9, with the translated sequence MALTANKISSGPIVTHKTTLCRSHEKHSSSMSTRINRIKPPGHGLEHGYMNQRCFLTGRSTFLNDRILIINGKSDRHTKDEKIDRIHSVRGLAEACKFVHNDAKYVNERARNDIVLLSRYFLGIMRLDARARQDVAFLGTEFLKLDARAREDTEKIDRDVKEKAKRLNSIAAIIKDKARSRLKSAADEHWSDGALEADLRLADFRAKQRAMEDALMALEFIVNIHDMMVSKMYKFPLRRDKRSLSANNRRGRIRLEKNGKSVNFLPGDVTTERIAALQEAYWIMASALSEADGIDYTDPEELELLVTTLIDLDAMDGKQSVSLLAECSSSPDDSTRRALANALAAAPSMWTLGNAGMGALQIDFYCLWFMLQRLAEDSNPAIAAAASKAIYELKKPR
- the LOC107609004 gene encoding uncharacterized protein LOC107609004 isoform X2 produces the protein MALTANKISSGPIVTHKTTLCRSHEKHSSSMSTRINRIKPPGHGLEHGYMNQRCFLTGRSTFLNDRILIINGKSDRSISKKYSILCKSPGANNTEEKDRVTTYDDISDLTRHTKDEKIDRIHSVRGLAEACKFVHNDAKYVNERARNDIVLLSRYFLGIMRLDARARQDVAFLGTEFLKLDARAREDTEKIDRDVKEKAKRLNSIAAIIKDKARSRLKSAADEHWSDGALEADLRLADFRAKQRAMEDALMALEFIVNIHDMMVSKMYKFPLRRDKRSLSANNRRGRIRLEKNGKSVNFLPGDVTTERIAALQEAYWIMASALSEADGIDYTDPEELELLVTTLIDLDAMDGKQSVSLLAECSSSPDDSTRRALANALAAAPSMWTLGNAGMGALQIDFYCLWFMLQRLAEDSNPAIAAAASKAIYELKKPR
- the LOC107609004 gene encoding uncharacterized protein LOC107609004 isoform X7; this encodes MALTANKISSGPIVTHKTTLCRSHEKHSSSMSTRINRIKPPGHGLEHGYMNQRCFLTGRSTFLNDRILIINGKSDRSISKKYSILCKSPGANNTEEKDRVTTYDDISDLTSRHTKDEKIDRIHSVRGLAEACKFVHNDAKYVNERARNDIVLLSRGIMRLDARARQDVAFLGTEFLKLDARAREDTEKIDRDVKEKAKRLNSIAAIIKDKARSRLKSAADEHWSDGALEADLRLADFRAKQRAMEDALMALEFIVNIHDMMVSKMYKFPLRRDKRSLSANNRRGRIRLEKNGKSVNFLPGDVTTERIAALQEAYWIMASALSEADGIDYTDPEELELLVTTLIDLDAMDGKQSVSLLAECSSSPDDSTRRALANALAAAPSMWTLGNAGMGALQRLAEDSNPAIAAAASKAIYELKKPR